One Danio aesculapii chromosome 22, fDanAes4.1, whole genome shotgun sequence genomic window carries:
- the col8a1b gene encoding collagen alpha-1(VIII) chain: MAGPLLSARLFVLVEHLCLLHHIHAGSFYGHKPLPQKRQPLPQLPLLPHGNEGIPQHHYHGKEIPQLPFGNEMPLLPQYGKERPQFPMNMGKPIAGKGETVPRGHKGPPGEPGPIGLQGPQGPPGLPGHGIPGPTGKPGPQGPPGLPGIGKPGMAGLPGKPGGTGLPGPKGDLGPIGGEGPIGLPGPPGLPGPHGLPGVAKPGGQGLPGQPGPRGEPGQKGFPGIPGLQGPKGENGFGLPGLPGIKGLPGLPGPSGQVGLPGVGKPGLNGLPGVPGGQGKPGAPGEPGLAGVPGDRGQIGPPGLPGFGKPGLDGLPGKPGFPGGRGEPGPIGLPGGPGLPGFGKPGYPGPKGEKGHGGLPGPLGPKGEKGHGGLPGMIGLPGPSGLPGPPGLMGPPGGIGFPGPKGEGGALGPKGLLGPKGEPGPPGLPGKPGFPGELGQPGPRGLTGPLGPKGESGHKGLPGLPGVPGKPGTKGELGFPGGKGHPGPMGIPGLMGPAGPIGPPGLPGPKGEYGPPGKPGIPGEGKPGLPGPTGPAGIPGPGGPHGPPGIPGPPGPPGLPGPPAQAPFFGQILPETGPGLDGAKGGYKKEKPGGAVIGRHGLEMPAFTAQLTTPFPPVGQPVVFNKILHNGNHNYNSQTGIFTCKIPGIYYFVYHVNCKGNNVWVGLYRNNEPVMYTYDEYKKSYLDQASGSAVLPLHIGDTVHVQLPSEQAAGLYAGPYVHSSFSGYLLYPM; this comes from the exons ATGGCTGGGCCTCTCCTCTCTGCCCGCTTGTTTGTACTGGTGGAGCATTTGTGCCTGCTACATCATATCCATGCAGGGTCATTTTATGGACACAAACCATTGCCTCAAAAGCGCCAGCCTCTGCCACAGTTACCTCTTCTACCACATGGCAACGAGGGAATACCCCAACACCATTATCATGGAAAAGAAATCCCTCAACTTCCATTTGGAAATGAGATGCCTTTACTTCCCCAGTATGGGAAGGAACGTCCACAGTTTCCCATGAATATGGGCAAACCCATCGCAGGAAAAG GTGAAACAGTTCCAAGAGGACATAAGGGTCCCCCTGGAGAGCCTGGTCCAATAGGGCTTCAAGGGCCTCAGGGCCCTCCAGGACTTCCTGGTCATGGTATCCCAGGGCCTACAGGTAAACCTGGTCCTCAGGGCCCACCAGGCCTTCCTGGAATTGGAAAGCCAGGTATGGCAGGTTTGCCAGGAAAACCTGGAGGTACAGGTTTGCCAGGGCCAAAGGGTGACTTAGGACCAATTGGTGGTGAAGGACCAATAGGACTACCAGGACCTCCAGGTCTTCCAGGGCCACATGGCTTACCAGGTGTGGCGAAACCAGGGGGACAAGGACTCCCTGGACAACCTGGCCCTCGAGGTGAACCTGGACAAAAAGGCTTTCCTGGCATCCCTGGCCTCCAAGGGCCAAAAGGTGAGAATGGTTTTGGTCTCCCAGGATTGCCAGGCATAAAGGGACTTCCAGGATTGCCCGGACCATCAGGACAAGTAGGACTACCAGGAGTTGGCAAACCAGGACTGAATGGACTACCTGGGGTTCCTGGGGGGCAAGGTAAACCTGGTGCACCTGGAGAACCAGGGCTGGCTGGAGTACCTGGGGATAGGGGACAAATTGGACCACCAGGACTGCCAGGCTTTGGCAAACCTGGTTTAGATGGCTTGCCAGGGAAACCAGGTTTCCCAGGTGGAAGGGGCGAGCCAGGTCCCATAGGTTTGCCTGGGGGTCCAGGCTTGCCTGGATTTGGCAAGCCTGGCTATCCTGGCCCTAAAGGTGAAAAGGGGCATGGTGGATTGCCTGGGCCACTAGGCCCAAAAGGTGAAAAAGGCCATGGCGGTCTTCCTGGAATGATTGGACTGCCAGGGCCAAGTGGTCTCCCAGGTCCTCCAGGTCTTATGGGACCCCCTGGAGGCATTGGATTTCCTGGTCCGAAAGGAGAAGGTGGTGCATTGGGACCAAAAGGACTATTAGGTCCAAAAGGTGAACCAGGACCTCCAGGTCTTCCTGGCAAGCCAGGATTCCCAGGAGAATTGGGGCAACCAGGACCTAGAGGCTTAACTGGTCCATTAGGACCCAAAGGTGAAAGTGGACACAAAGGCTTACCTGGGCTGCCTGGAGTGCCTGGAAAGCCTGGTACAAAAGGAGAACTTGGATTTCCAGGTGGGAAAGGCCATCCAGGGCCTATGGGAATACCAGGATTAATGGGTCCAGCAGGACCAATAGGTCCACCTGGTCTGCCTGGCCCAAAAGGAGAATATGGACCACCAGGAAAACCTGGAATCCCAGGTGAGGGAAAACCAGGACTTCCAGGCCCAACAGGGCCTGCTGGTATACCTGGACCGGGTGGGCCCCATGGTCCACCTGGAATACCTGGTCCTCCTGGCCCACCTGGGCTACCTGGACCTCCTGCTCAAGCTCCGTTTTTTGGGCAAATACTTCCCGAGACAGGTCCTGGGCTTGATGGGGCAAAAGGTGGTTATAAGAAAGAAAAGCCTGGAGGAGCTGTTATTGGTAGACATGGCCTAGAAATGCCTGCATTTACAGCTCAGCTGACAACCCCATTCCCCCCAGTTGGACAACCTGTTGTCTTCAACAAGATTCTGCATAATGGAAACCATAATTACAACTCGCAAACTGGCATCTTCACATGCAAAATACCTGGAATTTACTACTTTGTCTACCATGTTAATTGTAAAGGAAACAATGTATGGGTGGGTTTATACAGAAACAATGAGCCAGTTATGTATACATATGACGAATACAAGAAAAGTTACCTGGATCAGGCATCAGGGAGTGCTGTGTTGCCCTTACACATTGGAGACACTGTTCATGTTCAGTTACCATCAGAGCAAGCAGCAGGACTTTATGCTGGTCCTTACGTCCACTCATCATTCTCTGGGTATTTGTTATATCCAATGTGA